One Mercurialis annua linkage group LG3, ddMerAnnu1.2, whole genome shotgun sequence DNA window includes the following coding sequences:
- the LOC126674733 gene encoding photosystem II reaction center W protein, chloroplastic, producing the protein MAAMSATKLSALLPSATFNKTPRIQATPILGLPAMASRGGRVRCSIEEKAEAKEKSVNASMVASMVAAVSASAGPAMALVDDRMSTEGTGLPFGLSNNLLGWILFGVFGLIWSLYTVYTSTLDEDDDSALSL; encoded by the exons atggccGCCATGTCAGCCACCAAGTTGTCAGCACTCTTACCCTCTGCCACCTTCAACAAAACTCCCAGGATTCAGGCCACTCCTATTCTTG GACTGCCTGCAATGGCATCAAGAGGCGGCAGGGTGAGATGCAGCATAGAGGAGAAAGCGGAGGCGAAAGAAAAGAGCGTAAACGCGAGCATGGTTGCATCAATGGTGGCAGCAGTTAGTGCAAGTGCAGGACCAGCTATGGCTTTAGTTGATGACAGAATGAGCACAGAAGGAACCGGTCTTCCTTTCGGTTTGAGCAACAATCTTCTCGGTTGGATTCTGTTCGGAGtgttcggtttgatttggtcACTCTACACTGTCTACACTTCTACTcttgatgaagatgatgattcTGCTTTGTCCCTTTAA
- the LOC126675468 gene encoding pathogenesis-related protein PR-4 produces the protein MGIRLSSVLLVLVIITLIGVAFAEQCGRQAGGKLCPSNQCCSQYGWCGTTDEYCSPAKGCQSNCKGDSGGQSASNVRATYHLYNPQNIGWDLNAASAYCSTWDANKPFSWRSKYGWTAFCGPAGPRGQASCGKCLRVTNSGTGTKTTVRIVDQCSNGGLDLDVNVFNQLDTDGRGYQQGHLIVNYQFVNCGDSFNPLLSIIDE, from the exons ATGGGAATTAGACTCAGTTCAGTACTGTTAGTTCTGGTTATAATAACCTTGATCGGTGTTGCATTCGCCGAGCAATGTGGCCGGCAAGCCGGCGGCAAGCTTTGCCCTAGCAACCAGTGTTGCAGCCAATACGGATGGTGTGGGACGACCGATGAATATTGTTCTCCGGCCAAAGGTTGCCAGAGTAATTGCAAAGGTGACAGCGGCGGTCAAAGTGCTTCGAATGTTCGTGCGACGTACCATTTGTATAATCCGCAGAACATTGGGTGGGATTTGAATGCAGCGAGTGCTTATTGTTCAACTTGGGATGCTAATAAACCTTTTTCATGGCGGAGTAAGTATGGCTGGACAGCGTTTTGTGGCCCTGCCGGACCTCGCGGCCAAGCCTCCTGCGGCAAGTGCTTAAGG GTAACAAATTCTGGGACCGGAACTAAAACAACGGTGAGGATTGTGGATCAATGCAGTAATGGAGGATTAGATTTGGATGTGAATGTGTTTAATCAATTGGACACAGATGGTCGAGGGTATCAACAAGGTCATCTTATAGTGAACTACCAGTTTGTTAACTGTGGAGACTCATTCAATCCTCTGCTTTCAATTATTGATGAGTAG
- the LOC126675469 gene encoding pathogenesis-related protein PR-4-like, which produces MGIRVTLCIVLVAFLVAKVSCQSGSNVKATYHIYNPAQNNWDLNAVSAYCSTWDAGKPIEWRRKYGWTAFCHPTPQGQAACGKCLRVTNTGTGNQVTVRVVDQCNNGGLDLDEGVFRQIDTNGQGIARGHLIVNYQFVNCGD; this is translated from the exons ATGGGGATTAGAGTAACTCTTTGCATTGTGCTTGTAGCCTTTCTCGTAGCCAAAGTCAGTTGCCAAAGTGGTTCCAACGTAAAAGCAACTTATCATATCTACAATCCTGCCCAAAATAATTGGGATTTGAATGCTGTCAGTGCTTACTGCTCGACCTGGGATGCCGGCAAGCCCATCGAATGGCGCCGGAAATACGGATGGACAGCTTTTTGCCATCCTACTCCTCAAGGACAAGCTGCTTGTGGCAAGTGCTTAAGG GTGACGAATACCGGGACCGGAAATCAAGTGACGGTGAGAGTAGTTGATCAGTGTAACAACGGAGGGTTGGACTTAGACGAAGGTGTTTTCCGGCAGATAGACACCAACGGACAGGGTATTGCTAGAGGACATCTTATTGTCAACTACCAGTTTGTCAATTGTGGTGACTGA